Proteins found in one Solitalea lacus genomic segment:
- the bshC gene encoding bacillithiol biosynthesis cysteine-adding enzyme BshC codes for MQASHINYLHTGFFSKTLTDYLSNCNNLSDFYKYQPSIDSFKQIIADKSVEKIDRSVLVDVLHKQYQSIGNGPWTKAIDSLGSSKTFTVTTGHQLCLATGPLYFIYKIVTTIKLAREIEQAYPAYKIVPVYWMATEDHDFEEINHFNLFGRKFSWELDAKGATGRLSTQTLNPLIDELKSVLGQSENAMELNNLIENAYLKHNNLADATRYLVNELFGQYGLVIIDADEASLKKQFIPIIKRDISEQHSHQLVNETIIAFEQTGAHIQVKPREINFFYLEDELRERIVFENNRYTVLNTDISFSKEELEKEIENHPEKFSPNVIMRALYEESVLPNLAYIGGGAEVGYWMEFKSTFDFYKINFPMLVLRNSALIVDETSKKRLIQLGLEAKNLFTETNKLIDIFVKQQSVNELNLDSEIQKFEKAFVQLSLKAQNIDPTLAGSVEAEKAKFFNSLKGLESKLAKAEKKKFEQQTGQIVKVKDKLFPNGSLQERVDNFMPYYLKQGNGFIEMLMENFDPLDFQFTVFE; via the coding sequence ATGCAAGCAAGCCATATCAACTACCTTCATACAGGTTTCTTTTCAAAAACCCTTACTGATTACCTTTCCAACTGCAACAATCTCTCCGACTTTTATAAATACCAGCCATCCATTGATTCATTTAAGCAAATAATTGCTGATAAATCAGTTGAAAAAATTGACCGTAGCGTATTGGTTGATGTATTGCACAAGCAATATCAATCAATTGGTAACGGTCCATGGACAAAGGCCATTGACAGCCTAGGCAGCAGTAAAACCTTTACCGTAACTACTGGCCACCAACTTTGCCTGGCAACCGGTCCGTTATACTTTATTTACAAAATTGTAACTACCATTAAGCTTGCCCGAGAAATTGAACAAGCCTACCCAGCGTATAAAATTGTTCCGGTTTATTGGATGGCAACAGAAGACCACGATTTTGAGGAGATTAATCATTTTAACCTATTTGGCAGAAAATTCAGTTGGGAACTAGATGCAAAAGGAGCAACTGGCCGGTTATCTACTCAAACGCTAAATCCTCTAATTGATGAATTAAAATCAGTTTTAGGGCAATCTGAAAATGCGATGGAGTTAAATAATCTGATTGAAAATGCTTACCTAAAGCATAACAATTTGGCAGATGCAACACGCTACCTAGTAAATGAATTGTTTGGCCAGTATGGATTGGTTATTATTGACGCAGATGAGGCATCACTCAAAAAGCAGTTTATTCCAATTATTAAACGTGATATCTCTGAACAACATAGTCACCAACTAGTAAACGAGACTATTATTGCATTCGAACAAACAGGAGCGCATATTCAGGTAAAGCCAAGGGAAATCAATTTCTTTTATTTGGAGGATGAGCTTCGTGAACGAATTGTATTTGAGAATAACCGTTACACAGTTTTAAATACTGATATAAGCTTTTCAAAAGAAGAATTAGAAAAGGAAATTGAGAACCATCCTGAAAAATTTAGTCCAAATGTGATAATGCGAGCTTTATACGAGGAATCCGTACTCCCTAATTTGGCTTACATCGGAGGAGGCGCCGAAGTCGGTTACTGGATGGAATTTAAATCAACATTTGATTTTTATAAAATAAATTTCCCAATGTTGGTATTACGCAATTCTGCACTTATTGTTGATGAAACCTCAAAAAAGCGTTTAATACAGTTAGGCTTAGAAGCAAAAAACCTCTTTACTGAAACTAATAAACTCATCGACATATTTGTTAAACAGCAAAGTGTAAACGAGTTAAACCTGGATTCGGAAATACAAAAGTTTGAGAAAGCATTTGTTCAACTATCCTTGAAAGCGCAAAATATTGATCCTACTTTAGCAGGCAGCGTGGAAGCTGAAAAAGCCAAATTTTTCAATTCTTTAAAAGGCCTGGAAAGCAAACTTGCCAAGGCTGAAAAGAAAAAATTTGAACAACAAACCGGACAGATTGTTAAAGTTAAGGATAAACTTTTCCCCAACGGCTCGTTACAAGAGCGCGTAGATAACTTTATGCCTTACTATTTGAAGCAAGGAAACGGGTTCATTGAAATGCTCATGGAAAATTTTGATCCATTAGACTTTCAATTTACTGTTTTTGAATAA
- a CDS encoding Ldh family oxidoreductase, whose protein sequence is MANEVSYSTFNVEKLRQFTVEVFLKMGVPINDAELAADVLIKADLRGIDSHGVARLSGYVRLWQKGRINPTPTIRIVHETPSTATIDGDAGLGLVVAPKAMEVAIAKAENAGSGWISVKNSNHFGIAAYHAIMALEKDMIGMSMTNASPLVAPTFSTERMLGTNPICYAFPAGNFPPVIMDMATSAAANGKLEIAQRKDVEVPTGWIQDVQGYPTTDANGLKKGGSLLPLGSDRDHGSHKGFCLSSIVDILSAVLSGASYGPWVPPFVAFLDPLENQPGQGLGHFLGAMRVDGFRPANEFKEHMDNWIQRFKSAQTAPGYDSVIIPGEPEAAAEVERNQNGIPLISVVVEDLKCLSSKLGVEFPEEL, encoded by the coding sequence ATGGCCAACGAAGTAAGTTACAGCACTTTTAACGTTGAGAAATTAAGACAATTTACTGTTGAAGTTTTCCTGAAAATGGGAGTTCCCATTAATGATGCTGAATTAGCTGCCGATGTTTTGATAAAAGCTGATTTGCGCGGCATTGATTCACACGGAGTAGCCCGTTTAAGTGGCTATGTTCGCTTATGGCAAAAAGGACGCATCAATCCTACTCCAACTATTCGCATTGTACATGAAACACCAAGCACAGCTACTATTGACGGCGATGCGGGTTTAGGTTTGGTTGTGGCCCCAAAAGCAATGGAAGTTGCCATTGCAAAAGCTGAAAATGCCGGCTCTGGATGGATTTCAGTTAAAAACTCCAATCACTTTGGTATTGCGGCTTACCATGCAATCATGGCTCTTGAGAAAGACATGATTGGCATGTCAATGACTAATGCATCTCCATTGGTTGCTCCAACATTTTCTACTGAAAGAATGTTGGGAACCAATCCTATTTGCTACGCTTTTCCTGCGGGTAACTTTCCACCGGTAATTATGGATATGGCAACATCTGCAGCTGCAAACGGAAAGCTAGAGATTGCTCAACGCAAAGATGTTGAAGTTCCTACAGGATGGATCCAGGATGTACAGGGCTATCCAACAACTGACGCAAACGGACTGAAAAAAGGCGGTTCACTATTGCCATTAGGTAGTGATCGAGACCATGGTAGCCACAAAGGTTTTTGCTTAAGTTCGATAGTTGACATTTTATCAGCAGTACTTTCCGGAGCATCTTACGGCCCGTGGGTACCACCGTTTGTTGCATTCTTAGATCCATTAGAAAATCAGCCGGGCCAAGGTTTAGGGCATTTTCTTGGAGCCATGCGCGTTGATGGTTTCCGCCCTGCCAATGAATTTAAAGAGCATATGGATAATTGGATTCAGCGCTTTAAATCTGCCCAAACTGCACCGGGTTATGATTCAGTGATTATTCCCGGTGAGCCGGAAGCTGCCGCGGAAGTAGAAAGAAACCAAAATGGGATTCCTTTAATCTCAGTGGTTGTTGAAGATCTCAAATGCTTGTCATCCAAACTAGGTGTTGAATTTCCTGAAGAATTATAA